In Haematobia irritans isolate KBUSLIRL chromosome 1, ASM5000362v1, whole genome shotgun sequence, a genomic segment contains:
- the LOC142221286 gene encoding uncharacterized protein LOC142221286: protein MKFISTPKVDMLLVSRNSRNQRQSLRGFVPRIGLSVVDYGRVDEIDTFYTDCQNFRDYYRDPYNKLPRPVVFQKHYGKCGLRTRDGSDLLMLPIEWVRETQPVLYPLNYGRQLHLTDGIQLGGYYDFNPCIKYKR from the coding sequence ATGAAGTTCATTTCTACACCAAAAGTAGACATGCTTTTGGTCTCAAGAAATTCCCGGAATCAACGTCAATCGCTGAGAGGATTTGTGCCACGCATTGGTTTGTCTGTAGTCGATTATGGACGCGTAGATGAAATTGACACATTCTATacagattgtcaaaattttcgggattactATCGTGACCCTTACAATAAATTACCTCGGCCAGTTGTTTTTCAGAAACATTACGGCAAATGTGGGTTACGTACCAGAGACGGCAGCGACCTACTAATGCTACCAATTGAATGGGTTCGTGAAACACAACCAGTACTTTATCCCCTTAATTATGGACGCCAATTGCACCTCACCGATGGAATACAACTGGGAGGATACTACGACTTCAATCCGTGCATCAAGTATAAGCGTTAA
- the Su(fu) gene encoding suppressor of fused domain protein: MTTPGIGGKPTYPHLPRTNNIPPPAGLKALIDKLLSVYPDQPNPLQVTTVLKYWLGGQDPLDYISMFSYGGDLSKKIPPHWFYVSFGLSDLHGDGRVHVLDSEDSEIQSRSGMGFELTFRLLKTSEELREENENPTKRIRPPTWPANLMQNLARYCFRTGNRLCFGDNIPWRKGLDDRFDTPLQNILIAEDPQLKSMSTPFGTVDFCQIVGVTYEELEQAARWNGRGVLNYLKQDLQTGGEWWVTNIDRTLSVFDLFPDRLAALEADLERDGSDLAGVNAEFTFREISKPKTRKIAPDEQCSIDDDGQELNSLMDSMTLRSKYESEERNTKQENVIKSEEAFPISMSMSGSSLHNSCPIDDQPETPLVTLDGLELQIAPYAAKFLLLAIRDRIRHGRHFTFKAQNLALTFVAESVTGAGVTRDAPYGVLGYWLQVLITDDLVPRMIEDFKNANLDRISQLGERREFEWSDKCLKVVIDHPHGYMLPPPPMSF, from the exons atGACTACACCCGGTATTGGCGGTAAACCTACTTACCCACATTTGCCAAGAACGAATAACATTCCACCTCCAGCGGGGCTAaaggcactcattgataagcttCTATCGGTCTATCCTGATCAACCGAATCCATTGCAAGTTACAACAGTGCTAAAATATTGGCTAGGAGGGCAAGATCCTCTAGATTACATTAGCATGTTCAGTTACGGTGGAGAcctgtcgaaaaaaattccccCTCATTGGTTTTATGTAAGTTTTGGATTAAGCGATTTGCATGGAGATGGCCGTGTACATGTATTGGACTCGGAGGATAGTGAAATCCAATCCCGTTCGGGCATGGGATTTGAGCTTACCTTTCGTTTATTGAAGACTAGTGAAGAGCTGAGAGAAGAGAATGAAAATCCCACCAAAAGAATTAGACCACCAACATGGCCAGCAAATTTAATGCAGAACTTAGCACGTTACTGTTTTCGAACAGGCAACAG gctGTGTTTTGGCGATAATATTCCATGGAGAAAAGGATTGGATGACAGATTTGACACACCCTTGCAAAACATTCTAATAGCGGAGGATCCACAATTGAAGTCTATGAGCACTCCCTTCGGAACAGTTGACTTTTGTCAAATAGTTGGAGTTACGTACGAAGAACTCGAACAGGCTGCTCGATGGAATGGTCGTGGTGTACTTAACTATTTGAAACAGGACTTACAGACTGGCGGAGAGTGGTGGGTCACCAATATAGACCGAACATTAAGTGTATTCGATTTATTTCCCGATCGTTTGGCAGCACTGGAAGCTGATCTAGAAAGAGATGGTTCTGATTTAGCCGGAGTTAATGCAGAATTCACATTTCGAGAAATATCCAAACCCAAGACAagaaaaattgctccagatgaaCAGTGTTCTATCGACGATGATGGTCAAGAGCTGAACTCACTAATGGATTCGATGACTTTAAGATCAAAGTATGAATCAGAGGAGAGAAATACAAAgcaagaaaatgttataaaatccGAAGAGGCATTTCCAATATCAATGTCAATGAGTGGAAGTTCGTTGCATAACTCATGTCCTATAGATGATCAACCAGAGACTCCATTGGTTACACTCGATGGCCTAGAACTTCAGATAGCTCCCTACGcagcaaaatttcttttgcttgCTATTAGAGATCGAATACGACACGGAAGACATTTTACATTTAAGGCTCAAAATTTAGCACTCACGTTTGTCGCTGAATCCGTTACAGGAGCTGGTGTTACGAGAGATGCTCCCTATGGTGTGTTAGGCTATTGGCTGCAGGTATTGATAACAGATGATCTAGTACCACGTATGATTGAAGACttcaaaaatgccaatttagatAGGATAAGTCAGTTGGGAGAACGACGAGAATTTGAGTGGTCCGATAAATGTTTAAAAGTTGTCATAGATCATCCTCATGGATATATGTTACCACCACCACCGATGAGTTTTTAA